The Hymenobacter baengnokdamensis genome includes a region encoding these proteins:
- a CDS encoding endonuclease/exonuclease/phosphatase family protein, whose protein sequence is MPTLYLLLHGLGLVLGGAGLLATLLPLLRQTAWWIRVCDFPRLQILAGLLLGLLLLVLTDSGPRPAYTAAVLAAIGAAVLYQLTRVWPYTPWHRKQVKDSQRPATDKANHLSLLVTNVLMYNRDASRCLGVIREYQPDVVLAVETDAWWLSQLEGITSEYPHTCHAPLANTYGMLVFSRLPLVHKEIQFILDPGIPSFHGRVQLPSGIEANLHFVHPKPPAPQESKTSTRRDAELLLVGRAIQAHDGPTIVAGDLNDVAWSHTSELFRRLARLLDPRVGRGLLPTFHADYKLLRWPLDHVFHSAHFRLQRIQRLPHIGSDHFPIFIRLSYEPRGWQEQEAELEMPNAADRLESREKIQEAATEEV, encoded by the coding sequence GTGCCCACTCTTTATTTACTGCTGCACGGCCTGGGGCTGGTGCTGGGTGGCGCGGGCCTGCTGGCTACGCTGCTGCCGCTTCTTCGCCAAACGGCCTGGTGGATTCGGGTATGTGACTTTCCCAGGCTTCAGATATTAGCCGGACTGCTGCTGGGCCTGCTGCTATTGGTCCTCACTGATAGCGGCCCCCGGCCAGCCTACACGGCGGCAGTACTAGCGGCTATCGGGGCAGCGGTACTCTACCAGCTTACCCGCGTGTGGCCCTATACACCCTGGCACCGCAAACAGGTTAAAGACAGCCAGCGCCCCGCTACCGACAAGGCTAATCATCTCAGCCTGCTGGTAACCAACGTGCTGATGTATAACCGCGATGCCTCCCGCTGCCTCGGCGTCATTCGGGAGTACCAGCCCGATGTCGTGCTGGCCGTTGAGACTGATGCGTGGTGGCTGAGTCAGCTGGAAGGCATTACCAGCGAGTATCCGCACACCTGCCACGCGCCGCTGGCAAACACCTACGGCATGCTCGTGTTTTCACGCTTGCCGCTGGTGCACAAAGAGATTCAGTTTATTCTGGACCCCGGCATTCCTTCGTTTCACGGCCGGGTGCAACTGCCCAGCGGCATTGAGGCCAACCTGCACTTTGTGCATCCCAAACCGCCTGCCCCGCAGGAATCCAAGACCAGTACCCGCCGCGACGCCGAGCTCTTGCTGGTGGGCCGGGCCATTCAGGCGCACGACGGACCAACCATCGTGGCCGGCGACCTCAACGACGTGGCGTGGTCGCATACTTCCGAGCTATTCCGGCGCTTGGCCCGGCTGCTCGACCCGCGCGTGGGCCGGGGCCTGCTCCCCACTTTCCACGCCGATTATAAGCTCTTGCGCTGGCCGCTCGACCACGTTTTCCACTCGGCGCACTTTCGCTTGCAGCGCATTCAGCGCCTGCCGCATATCGGCTCCGACCACTTTCCCATCTTTATCCGCCTCAGCTACGAGCCCCGAGGCTGGCAGGAGCAGGAAGCCGAGTTGGAAATGCCCAACGCCGCCGACCGGCTCGAATCGCGGGAGAAAATTCAGGAAGCCGCTACGGAAGAAGTTTAA
- a CDS encoding 3-ketoacyl-ACP reductase produces MEKLTGKVALVTGAGKGIGKAIAVALAHEGVHVGLLARSLDQLQAVAAELQALGVKTSVATADVADEAAVNAAVAHLTSELGPADILINNAGIGTFAKFMDMAPADWEQIIRVNLLGVYYVTRAALPAMLERRSGDIINISSTSGLRAAAGSSAYSASKFAVMGLSEALMQEVRKSNIRVSALAPSTVATELAINNNLTDGNPEKVMQPEDIAEFVVSQLKLNRRIFVKEAGLWSTNP; encoded by the coding sequence ATGGAAAAACTAACCGGAAAAGTCGCCCTTGTCACGGGCGCGGGCAAGGGAATCGGCAAAGCGATTGCGGTGGCGCTGGCCCACGAAGGCGTGCACGTGGGCCTGCTGGCCCGCTCGCTCGACCAGTTGCAGGCCGTAGCCGCTGAGCTGCAGGCGCTGGGCGTAAAAACCAGCGTAGCCACCGCCGACGTAGCCGACGAAGCCGCCGTAAATGCCGCCGTAGCCCACCTTACGAGTGAGCTGGGGCCGGCGGATATCCTGATAAACAACGCCGGCATCGGCACATTTGCCAAGTTCATGGATATGGCACCGGCCGACTGGGAGCAGATTATCCGCGTCAACTTGCTGGGCGTGTACTACGTGACCCGCGCCGCGCTGCCGGCCATGCTGGAGCGCCGGAGCGGCGACATTATCAATATTTCTTCAACTTCGGGGCTGCGCGCGGCAGCTGGCAGCAGCGCCTACAGCGCCTCCAAGTTTGCCGTGATGGGTTTGAGCGAAGCCCTGATGCAGGAAGTGCGCAAAAGTAATATTCGCGTCAGCGCCCTGGCGCCGAGCACCGTAGCTACCGAGCTGGCTATCAACAACAACCTCACCGACGGCAACCCCGAGAAGGTGATGCAGCCCGAGGACATTGCCGAATTTGTCGTTTCGCAGCTGAAGCTGAACCGCCGCATCTTCGTGAAGGAAGCGGGACTGTGGTCCACCAATCCGTAG
- a CDS encoding MarC family protein, which yields MEILLATVTTLFSVVNPFGAMPMFLTLTSDDTNSERTATALRSCVYMMAILSVAFFGGQYILNFFGINIQHLRIAGGILLMRSAFDLLTPGANRDRVGPDALEESKQKDDISFTPLAMPMLSGPGSMALCIGLIRPTYADKAFTVLGFALVAVASFLILVSSLRLTRLMGRPGMAALARIMGFLTLAIGVNFFVTAVKVLFHVE from the coding sequence ATGGAAATATTGCTCGCCACTGTCACCACCCTGTTCTCGGTTGTCAACCCGTTTGGCGCCATGCCCATGTTTCTGACCCTAACCAGCGATGATACCAACTCGGAGCGCACGGCCACGGCCCTGCGCTCGTGCGTGTACATGATGGCGATTTTGTCGGTGGCCTTTTTCGGGGGGCAGTATATTCTTAACTTCTTTGGAATCAACATTCAGCACTTACGGATTGCGGGCGGCATTCTGCTCATGCGCTCGGCTTTCGACCTGCTGACGCCGGGGGCCAACCGCGACCGCGTGGGCCCCGACGCCCTGGAGGAAAGCAAGCAAAAGGACGATATCAGCTTTACGCCGCTGGCCATGCCCATGCTCTCGGGGCCGGGCTCCATGGCGCTTTGCATCGGCCTCATCCGGCCCACCTATGCCGACAAGGCGTTTACCGTGCTGGGCTTTGCGCTGGTAGCAGTGGCATCCTTTCTGATTCTGGTCTCGTCGCTTCGCCTCACCCGCCTCATGGGGCGGCCGGGCATGGCGGCGCTGGCCCGCATCATGGGTTTTCTAACGCTGGCTATCGGCGTCAACTTCTTCGTAACGGCCGTGAAGGTGCTTTTTCACGTCGAATAG
- a CDS encoding fumarylacetoacetate hydrolase family protein encodes MKIICIGRNYADHIAELQNETPAAPVIFLKPETALVQRGQPFFVPTFSHDVHHELELVLRISKNGRHIEEKFAHTYFDAIGLGIDFTARDLQSELKKKGLPWELAKAFDGSAPISPVFKPVADFPDFANINFRLEVNGEVRQQGNSGLMLHPFAKILSFVSQYITLKQGDLIFTGTPAGVGPVKVGDELTGYLEDEKILDVPVR; translated from the coding sequence ATGAAAATTATCTGTATCGGCCGCAACTATGCCGACCATATTGCTGAGCTGCAAAACGAAACGCCCGCTGCGCCGGTCATCTTCCTCAAGCCCGAAACCGCGCTGGTGCAGCGGGGCCAGCCATTTTTTGTGCCGACTTTCTCGCACGACGTCCACCACGAGCTGGAGCTGGTACTGCGCATCAGCAAAAACGGCCGGCATATCGAGGAGAAGTTTGCCCACACGTATTTCGATGCCATTGGCCTGGGTATCGACTTCACCGCCCGCGACCTGCAAAGCGAATTGAAGAAAAAAGGCCTGCCCTGGGAGCTGGCCAAGGCTTTCGACGGCTCGGCCCCTATCTCGCCGGTATTTAAGCCAGTGGCAGATTTTCCCGATTTTGCCAATATCAACTTTCGGCTCGAAGTAAACGGCGAAGTGCGCCAGCAGGGCAACTCGGGGCTGATGCTGCACCCGTTTGCCAAAATTCTCAGCTTTGTATCGCAATATATTACCCTAAAGCAGGGTGACCTCATTTTTACGGGCACGCCCGCCGGGGTAGGTCCGGTAAAAGTGGGCGACGAGCTGACCGGCTACCTGGAAGACGAAAAAATACTGGACGTACCCGTGCGCTAG
- a CDS encoding NAD(P)H-quinone oxidoreductase, which produces MKAIVITRPGGPEVLALQERPRPVPAAHEVLIRVKAAGLNRSDIALREGKYGGSPVAGVVPGLEIAGEIVEVGANAPRWQTGDAVCALVSEGAYAEYAAVDARHCLPVPSGWSLAEAASLPETTFTVWANVFQAAALQPSETVLVHGGSSGIGLTLIQLARALGSRALATAGSGAKCRACEEFGAAKCVNYREQDFEQAFKAEKINVILDMVGGDYTAKNLRLLVPDGRLQYINAMHGAKVELNLLDVMTKRLRMSGSMLRPRSAEFKAALAAEVEKHVWPLAASGQLRPVIYQTFPLAEAALAQQLMASSEHIGKILLVNEL; this is translated from the coding sequence ATGAAAGCTATCGTCATCACCCGCCCCGGCGGCCCCGAAGTTCTCGCCTTGCAGGAGCGCCCGCGCCCGGTGCCGGCCGCCCACGAAGTACTCATCAGGGTAAAGGCGGCCGGCCTCAATCGCTCCGACATTGCCTTGCGAGAGGGCAAATACGGCGGCTCGCCCGTGGCCGGCGTAGTGCCCGGCCTGGAAATAGCCGGCGAGATAGTAGAGGTAGGCGCTAACGCCCCCCGCTGGCAAACCGGCGATGCCGTGTGCGCGCTTGTGAGCGAAGGAGCTTACGCCGAATACGCGGCCGTAGACGCCCGGCACTGTTTGCCGGTGCCGTCCGGCTGGTCGCTGGCCGAAGCCGCCAGCCTGCCCGAAACCACGTTCACGGTGTGGGCCAACGTCTTTCAGGCGGCGGCTTTGCAACCCAGCGAAACAGTGCTGGTGCATGGCGGCAGCAGCGGTATTGGGCTCACGCTCATTCAACTGGCGCGCGCGCTGGGCAGCCGGGCGCTGGCCACCGCCGGCTCAGGCGCCAAGTGCCGCGCCTGCGAAGAGTTTGGCGCGGCTAAGTGCGTAAACTACCGCGAGCAGGACTTCGAGCAGGCGTTTAAAGCCGAAAAAATCAACGTCATCCTCGACATGGTGGGCGGCGACTATACCGCCAAAAACCTGCGCCTGCTCGTGCCCGATGGCCGCCTGCAATACATCAATGCCATGCATGGCGCTAAAGTTGAGCTTAACCTGCTCGACGTTATGACCAAGCGGTTGAGAATGAGCGGCAGTATGCTGCGCCCACGCTCCGCGGAGTTTAAAGCCGCCCTAGCGGCCGAGGTAGAAAAGCACGTATGGCCGCTGGCCGCCAGCGGCCAGCTTCGGCCGGTTATCTACCAGACTTTTCCGTTAGCCGAAGCCGCCCTGGCCCAGCAGCTCATGGCCAGCAGCGAGCACATTGGCAAAATACTGCTGGTGAACGAGCTATAG
- a CDS encoding M23 family metallopeptidase produces MPVAVGLLAVATIGHGQDDGQDDTTTHTRRVSGPIRPAAAAGKVEVPPGYFLFPIAPGQPGLLAASMGELRPNHFHGGLDIKTGGVVNRPVYAAADGYISRLKQSSFGYGNVLYITHPNGLTTVYGHLNKFEGAAGIELLHRQYEKQTYELELFFPKDKYPVKRGEEVALSGNTGGSAGPHVHWEVRDAQDRQLNPLQWGGFAEIQDHTGPTLQALAVEPLAITARVRGRFERALLVPRVQPASGAATAWPDTIRCFGQIGLLLQGFDRFDNAWNKNGIQRVTMRVNGQPHYQHVIDAVPFPNGTRQVNNFVDYAYARTNGRTLQKLWVEEGNDLPFYTPPGLGQGKLNVEDGKVYSIDLELADSYNNKATAHLVLRGEKPADYARLPGAAAAAGRARLSYDITRNLLRATVLHAPTDSAGQPQYLLLRRGGRQLALRPSYTVGAATTYLYDLRAGLPDSLLLGDIHQAFDRQAIIAGGQETNYATPFLNVVFGSQTLFSTFYLSTLHRADAGPAAPESWTVGTPLVPLYLPLRLTLKPVAPPADHMHTAVYSVSANGGRAYVGGTWNEDGTQISANIKQFGQFRLYTDTKPPTAQLLGRAGGQLTFRVGDELSGLASYKLLIGGRFRLLRYEYKNATLFTVAGDSLGPHLRGPAELHLADQAGNEKVISLNL; encoded by the coding sequence TTGCCAGTTGCGGTCGGCTTGCTCGCAGTAGCTACCATCGGCCACGGCCAGGATGATGGCCAGGACGACACCACTACCCATACCCGCCGCGTAAGTGGCCCCATCAGGCCGGCCGCGGCGGCCGGTAAAGTAGAGGTACCGCCCGGCTACTTCCTGTTTCCGATTGCGCCGGGGCAGCCGGGCCTGCTGGCGGCCAGCATGGGCGAGCTGCGGCCCAATCATTTCCACGGTGGCCTCGATATCAAAACGGGCGGGGTGGTCAACCGGCCCGTGTATGCGGCAGCCGATGGCTACATCTCGCGGCTCAAGCAGTCGTCGTTTGGCTACGGCAACGTGCTGTATATCACGCACCCCAATGGCCTGACGACGGTATACGGCCACCTCAATAAGTTTGAGGGCGCGGCCGGCATCGAGCTGCTGCACCGCCAGTACGAAAAGCAGACCTACGAGCTGGAGCTGTTTTTTCCGAAAGACAAATATCCGGTGAAGCGCGGCGAAGAAGTGGCGCTGTCGGGCAATACCGGCGGCTCGGCCGGCCCGCACGTGCACTGGGAAGTGCGCGATGCCCAGGACCGCCAGCTCAACCCTCTGCAATGGGGCGGCTTTGCCGAAATCCAGGACCATACCGGGCCTACGCTGCAAGCGCTGGCCGTGGAGCCCCTGGCCATTACGGCGCGGGTGCGGGGGCGCTTCGAGCGCGCGCTGCTGGTGCCCAGGGTGCAGCCTGCCTCGGGCGCGGCCACCGCGTGGCCCGATACTATCCGCTGCTTTGGGCAGATAGGCCTGCTTTTGCAGGGCTTCGACCGGTTTGATAACGCCTGGAATAAGAATGGCATTCAGCGCGTGACGATGCGGGTAAACGGCCAGCCGCACTACCAGCACGTTATCGACGCGGTGCCATTTCCGAACGGCACGCGGCAGGTCAACAACTTTGTGGACTACGCCTACGCCCGCACCAACGGCCGCACCCTGCAAAAGCTGTGGGTGGAGGAAGGCAATGACCTGCCCTTCTATACCCCGCCGGGCCTGGGCCAGGGCAAGCTCAATGTGGAAGATGGCAAGGTCTATAGCATTGATTTGGAGCTGGCCGACTCGTACAACAACAAGGCTACCGCTCACCTGGTACTGCGCGGCGAAAAGCCCGCCGACTATGCCCGCCTGCCCGGCGCGGCGGCTGCGGCCGGCCGGGCCAGGCTCAGCTACGACATTACGCGCAATCTGCTGCGGGCCACCGTACTCCACGCCCCAACCGACTCTGCCGGGCAGCCGCAGTATTTGCTGCTGCGCCGGGGCGGCCGGCAGCTGGCCCTGCGCCCCAGCTATACCGTGGGCGCCGCCACTACCTACCTCTACGACCTGCGCGCCGGCCTGCCCGACTCGCTGCTGCTGGGCGATATTCACCAGGCTTTCGACCGCCAGGCTATCATTGCGGGCGGCCAGGAAACCAACTACGCGACGCCTTTCCTGAATGTGGTTTTCGGCTCCCAAACGCTGTTTTCGACCTTTTACCTCAGCACCCTGCACCGGGCCGATGCCGGCCCCGCCGCGCCCGAAAGCTGGACGGTCGGCACGCCGCTCGTGCCGCTTTACCTGCCCCTACGCCTCACGCTAAAGCCCGTGGCCCCACCCGCCGACCACATGCACACGGCCGTATATAGCGTATCGGCTAATGGTGGGCGGGCCTACGTGGGCGGCACCTGGAACGAAGACGGCACCCAGATTTCGGCCAACATTAAGCAGTTTGGGCAGTTCCGGCTCTACACCGATACCAAGCCGCCCACGGCTCAGCTGCTGGGCCGCGCGGGCGGGCAGCTCACCTTTCGTGTAGGCGATGAGTTGTCGGGCCTGGCTTCGTATAAGCTGCTTATCGGCGGACGCTTCCGGCTGCTGCGCTACGAGTATAAGAACGCCACGCTTTTCACCGTGGCCGGCGATTCACTGGGGCCCCACCTGCGCGGCCCCGCCGAGCTGCACCTCGCCGACCAGGCCGGTAATGAGAAGGTTATTTCCTTGAATTTGTAA
- the bcp gene encoding thioredoxin-dependent thiol peroxidase, giving the protein MLPEPGTLAPDFTAPDQHGNPFTLSSLRGQRVALYFYPKDDTPGCTAQACNLRDNESQLAAQGINVVGVSTDDTASHGRFAAKYDLNFPLVADTDKAIVNAYGVWQEKKNYGKTYWGTVRTTFLIDANGLIEKVIKRPDTKEHAAQVLK; this is encoded by the coding sequence ATGCTCCCCGAACCCGGCACCCTGGCTCCCGATTTTACGGCCCCCGACCAGCACGGCAACCCCTTCACGCTGAGCAGCCTGCGCGGCCAGCGGGTGGCCCTCTACTTCTATCCCAAAGACGATACGCCCGGCTGCACGGCCCAGGCCTGCAACCTGCGCGATAACGAAAGCCAGCTGGCGGCCCAGGGCATCAACGTGGTGGGCGTAAGTACCGACGACACCGCATCGCACGGCAGGTTTGCGGCCAAATATGACCTTAACTTTCCGCTCGTTGCCGATACCGATAAGGCCATCGTGAATGCCTACGGGGTGTGGCAGGAGAAGAAAAACTACGGCAAAACCTACTGGGGAACTGTGCGCACTACATTCTTAATAGATGCCAACGGCCTGATTGAGAAGGTCATCAAGCGGCCTGATACCAAGGAGCACGCCGCCCAGGTGCTGAAGTAA